A region of Pseudoalteromonas aliena SW19 DNA encodes the following proteins:
- a CDS encoding DUF4136 domain-containing protein, with amino-acid sequence MKNILIVAALALLTACTQTPDWDYDKSANFSNFKTFAWVENASLTKDTNNYQINGLMEKRVRTAVNKELSQTLGMSLVDAANADVLVNYHASVDKELEIDTFNVGYRHNWGYWGTGFERDTTAREYEVGTLIIDIVDRESNQLVWRGAKEGRLKKNQSPEQREASINKTVSEILSNFPPQKQQ; translated from the coding sequence ATGAAAAACATACTTATTGTTGCAGCGCTAGCACTACTAACAGCCTGTACACAAACCCCAGATTGGGATTACGATAAATCGGCCAACTTTAGTAATTTTAAAACATTTGCTTGGGTAGAAAACGCCAGCCTAACCAAAGATACAAATAACTATCAAATTAATGGTCTAATGGAAAAACGTGTTCGCACTGCTGTTAATAAAGAGCTGAGCCAAACATTAGGTATGAGCTTAGTGGATGCAGCAAATGCTGATGTACTTGTTAACTATCATGCATCGGTAGATAAAGAGCTTGAAATAGATACCTTTAACGTAGGTTACCGCCACAACTGGGGTTACTGGGGCACTGGATTTGAACGCGATACAACCGCGCGTGAATACGAAGTGGGTACGTTGATTATTGATATTGTAGATCGTGAGTCAAACCAGCTAGTATGGCGCGGCGCAAAAGAAGGCCGTTTAAAGAAAAATCAATCGCCAGAACAGCGTGAAGCATCAATTAATAAAACAGTGAGCGAAATTTTAAGTAACTTCCCGCCACAAAAACAGCAGTAA
- a CDS encoding peptide-methionine (S)-S-oxide reductase — MDTTQQNTIYFAGGCLWGVQEFLKHLPGVISTEAGRANGTNDNTQGEYDGYAECVKVIFSTKVVSLNELIGFFFEIIDPYSINKQGDDVGPKYRTAIYSKSQDHLKVASNYISQRSDADKVVVGVEPLTNYVPSDPEHQDRLTNHPDDYCHIPLELLNKYKS; from the coding sequence ATGGATACGACACAACAAAATACTATTTACTTTGCTGGTGGCTGCCTGTGGGGTGTACAAGAATTTTTAAAGCACTTACCTGGTGTAATAAGTACTGAAGCAGGGCGGGCTAATGGAACAAATGATAATACACAGGGCGAATACGACGGTTATGCTGAGTGTGTAAAAGTAATATTTAGTACAAAAGTGGTTAGCTTAAACGAGCTGATTGGCTTCTTTTTTGAAATTATTGACCCGTATAGTATTAACAAACAAGGGGATGACGTAGGCCCTAAATATCGCACTGCCATTTATAGCAAAAGCCAAGATCATTTAAAGGTTGCTAGCAATTATATAAGCCAGCGAAGTGATGCCGATAAAGTTGTGGTAGGTGTAGAGCCGCTAACTAATTACGTACCAAGCGATCCTGAGCATCAAGACCGTTTAACTAATCATCCTGATGACTATTGCCATATACCGCTTGAGCTATTGAATAAGTATAAATCGTAA